In Spinacia oleracea cultivar Varoflay chromosome 5, BTI_SOV_V1, whole genome shotgun sequence, a single window of DNA contains:
- the LOC110788106 gene encoding F-box/kelch-repeat protein At3g23880-like: MGSATKTKTQHNKSKVLPHLPPELWTEVLARLPVKILLRFRAVCKTWCSMIDDPDFLLMHRSLFKNNVDKNHLLVMSSGLWGDQKFRVRVRDNLTITTHIRQKSKSFKILGNCNGLVLLEDYEKWDKSHNNNRMRFVSTKLWNPSTQKSIVLPSCPGYKDVVIIGFVPSSNEHKVVVFEFPSRNLSSSTTFSVYSVSDHLWRTKTVMIDFPVISLHCMFWFVKYGHVCDYYSHGAAHWLVSEGERQFTHVLSFDFGMESFRYVKLPVVEDPEMVMNLFNLGESLAVFGISNKSSCIWVMTSENNNDNPWSVWFTGDSSSDGYKLFCRGVSYKRHFYGLFPRRLPHSLYKKLLFDENTSTFIVIYNKYDEPMSYNIITHKVGRVRKHRAGLRIKFVDTYVESLALCRGREDQTLLR, translated from the coding sequence ATGGGGAGCGCTACGAAAACCAAAACGCAGCACAATAAATCTAAGGTTTTACCACATTTACCACCGGAGTTATGGACGGAGGTATTGGCGAGGCTACCGGTGAAAATCCTATTAAGATTCAGGGCTGTTTGTAAAACCTGGTGTTCTATGATCGATGATCCTGATTTCCTTTTGATGCATCGTAGTCTTTTTAAAAATAATGTTGACAAGAATCACTTACTTGTCATGAGTTCGGGCTTGTGGGGAGACCAGAAATTCCGAGTTCGTGTAAGAGATAATTTGACGATAACTACACATATTCGGCAGAAGAGCAAATCGTTTAAGATTCTTGGAAACTGTAATGGATTGGTTTTGCTTGAAGATTATGAAAAGTGGGATAAGAGTCATAATAATAATAGGATGCGTTTTGTTTCGACGAAGCTATGGAACCCGTCTACACAAAAATCTATTGTTCTTCCCTCTTGTCCGGGCTATAAAGATGTTGTTATTATTGGATTTGTCCCTTCTAGTAATGAACATAAAGTGGTTGTCTTTGAATTTCCTTCCAGAAATTTATCAAGTTCAACGACGTTTTCGGTTTATTCAGTTAGTGATCATCTTTGGAGGACCAAAACAGTTATGATTGATTTTCCTGTAATATCTTTGCATTGTATGTTTTGGTTTGTAAAGTACGGACACGTGTGTGATTATTACTCTCATGGAGCTGCACACTGGCTTGTGTCTGAAGGAGAAAGACAGTTCACACATGTTCTTTCGTTCGACTTTGGTATGGAAAGTTTCAGGTATGTGAAATTGCCGGTTGTTGAAGATCCCGAAATGGTAATGAATCTGTTTAACCTAGGCGAATCATTGGCAGTGTTTGGTATTTCAAACAAGAGTAGCTGCATTTGGGTTATGACGTCGGAAAACAACAACGACAACCCATGGAGTGTATGGTTTACAGGAGATTCTAGTTCAGATGGCTATAAATTATTCTGTCGGGGAGTGTCATATAAGAGGCATTTCTATGGATTATTCCCCAGAAGACTGCCACATTCGTTATATAAGAAGCTTTTATTTGATGAGAATACAAGTACATTCATTGTAATATACAACAAGTATGATGAACCAATGTCTTATAACATTATAACTCATAAAGTAGGACGGGTGAGAAAACATAGAGCCGGCCTTAGAATCAAATTTGTGGATACTTATGTGGAGAGCTTGGCTTTGTGCAGAGGACGGGAAGACCAAACTTTGTTACGCTAA
- the LOC130461300 gene encoding putative F-box protein At3g16210: MGSSKVLPPELCTEVLVRLPAKTLVRFRCVCKAWCSTIDAPDFLSMHLSLYKNNVDKNRFLVMKYSNGYNTLQVRRRDNFKISTSLLQEKMSGTTTVVLGYCNGLVLLSRKDDYGTIKLWNPSIQKFIVLPRCPGVRQIKAPIIGFVPSSHEYKVAAFSFSVEKLSVSISVYSVSDHLWRDKTAMIDFPLIFVQSMGYRKIYDYYIFDKWKIYYSHK; this comes from the coding sequence ATGGGGAGTAGTAAAGTTTTACCACCAGAGTTATGCACGGAGGTATTGGTAAGACTGCCAGCGAAAACCCTAGTAAGATTCAGGTGTGTTTGTAAAGCTTGGTGCTCTACGATCGACGCACCTGATTTCTTATCGATGCATCTTAGTCTTTACAAGAATAATGTTGACAAGAATCGTTTTCTAGTTATGAAGTATTCGAATGGATACAATACACTTCAAGTTCGTCGAAGAGATAACTTTAAGATAAGTACATCCCTTCTGCAGGAGAAGATGAGCGGAACAACAACTGTGGTTCTTGGATACTGTAATGGTTTGGTTTTGCTTTCACGGAAAGATGATTATGGTACGATTAAGCTATGGAACCCTTCTATACAAAAATTTATTGTTCTTCCCCGTTGTCCTGGCGTTAGACAAATTAAAGCTCCTATCATTGGATTTGTCCCTTCTAGTCATGAATATAAAGTGGCTGCCTTTAGCTTTTCTGTTGAGAAATTATCAGTGTCGATTTCAGTTTATTCAGTTAGTGATCATCTTTGGAGGGACAAAACCGCCATGATTGATTTTCCACTTATATTTGTTCAAAGTATGGGGTATCGTAAAATATACGATTACTATATCTTTGATAAATGGAAAATTTATTACTCTCATAAGTAG
- the LOC110788105 gene encoding putative F-box/kelch-repeat protein At3g17570 — MGGERKRGRKILCKRRKLLPTEVDLPPELWREVMVRLPAKTLVRFRSVCKAWCSMIDEPDFLSMHLSVYKNNVDKNRLLVMEYSKSRYLFGFRLNSKSTSTTQFWSTTFLPLGHCNGLVLLKERDSTSDAYELFSGPHPSYKKLFYNKKREDVKGLTPNFVTFAIRSSYLRSFKWLLRRSTELTDTGSY; from the exons ATGGGAGGTGAAAGGAAAAGGGGGCGCAAGATATTGTGTAAAAGACGTAAACTTTTACCAACAGAGGTGGACTTACCACCAGAGTTGTGGAGAGAGGTAATGGTGAGATTGCCGGCAAAAACCCTAGTAAGATTCAGGAGTGTATGTAAGGCTTGGTGCTCTATGATCGATGAACCTGATTTCCTTTCGATGCATCTTAGTGTTTACAAGAATAATGTAGACAAGAATCGTTTACTAGTCATGGAGTATTCGAAGTCTAGATACCTATTTGGATTTCGTCTAAATTCAAAGTCTACATCAACTACACAATTTTGGAGCACAACATTTCTACCTCTTGGGCATTGTAATGGTTTGGTTTTGCTGAAAGAAC GAGATTCTACTTCAGATGCATATGAATTATTCTCTGGGCCACATCCGTCATATAAGAAGCTTTTCTATAATAAGAAGAGAG AGGATGTTAAGGGCTTAACGCCAAACTTTGTTACATTCGCCATCAGATCGAGCTACTTAAGAAGCTTTAAATGGCTACTTCGGAGATCAACCGAGTTGACGGATACTGGTTCATATTAA